From the genome of Segatella hominis, one region includes:
- a CDS encoding ATP-binding protein → MAELKLYPVGIQTFEEIITRNLLYVDKTEYVYRMTHSGGKHFFLSRPRRFGKSLLVSTFKSYFLGKKELFKGLAIEKLEKDWTEYPVLHFSMAGGKHMEKDQLERYLDFELNKLEKLFGIDTPRQDPNTRLADLIIKAYQQTDKQVVVLIDEYDAPLLDVVHEDSHLKDLRNVMRNFYSPLKDCEPMLRFVFLTGITKFSQMSIFSELNNITNISMDHEYAGICGITKEELETQMSADVDALAVKMNLTRTQTLDALREFYDGYHFAAQSPDIFNPYSLLNAMAKSKLDYYWFTSGTPTYLIEMLKKFQVMPSDIGRCEADKSDFDAPTEMMVSIMPLLYQSGYITIKGYDPETELFTLDIPNKEIRVGLYRSLLPNYIGMTTPKGATTIAKMSALIRRNDMNGALQMLQAFLATVPYCNNADSEGHYQQMMYVIFSILDNYVDVEVRTPSGRVDMVLRTATHLYLFELKLNKDAAAAMKQIDLKEYPKRFALCGLPIVKVGINFDVATHNITDWKIEDVM, encoded by the coding sequence ATGGCAGAATTGAAATTATATCCAGTAGGAATCCAGACTTTCGAGGAAATCATCACCCGAAATCTGCTGTACGTTGATAAGACGGAATATGTCTATCGCATGACTCATAGCGGAGGAAAACATTTCTTCTTAAGCCGTCCACGCCGTTTCGGAAAGTCACTATTGGTTTCTACCTTTAAGAGTTATTTTCTGGGAAAGAAGGAACTCTTCAAAGGACTCGCTATTGAAAAGTTGGAAAAGGACTGGACGGAATATCCTGTCCTGCATTTCAGCATGGCTGGCGGTAAACACATGGAGAAAGACCAGCTGGAAAGATATTTGGATTTCGAATTGAATAAACTGGAGAAACTTTTTGGTATTGATACTCCACGTCAGGATCCTAATACCCGTTTGGCAGATTTAATTATTAAAGCTTATCAGCAAACTGACAAGCAGGTGGTTGTACTCATTGACGAGTATGATGCTCCCCTACTTGATGTTGTGCATGAAGATTCTCATTTGAAAGATTTGCGCAATGTGATGCGTAATTTCTATAGTCCTTTGAAGGATTGCGAACCTATGCTTCGCTTTGTTTTCCTGACAGGTATCACTAAATTTTCGCAGATGAGCATCTTCAGTGAACTCAATAATATCACCAATATCAGCATGGATCATGAGTACGCTGGAATCTGCGGTATTACCAAGGAGGAATTGGAGACTCAGATGTCAGCAGATGTTGATGCTTTGGCAGTTAAGATGAATCTAACCCGAACTCAGACTCTTGATGCATTGCGAGAGTTTTATGACGGTTATCATTTTGCAGCTCAGTCACCAGATATTTTCAACCCCTATAGTCTGCTGAATGCTATGGCTAAAAGTAAGTTGGATTATTATTGGTTTACTTCTGGCACACCTACCTATCTGATAGAAATGCTTAAGAAATTTCAGGTAATGCCTTCTGATATAGGACGTTGTGAGGCTGACAAGTCAGACTTTGACGCACCGACCGAAATGATGGTGTCCATCATGCCTTTACTGTATCAAAGTGGTTATATAACTATAAAAGGATACGACCCTGAAACTGAGCTTTTCACGCTTGATATCCCAAACAAAGAAATCCGTGTTGGATTATATCGTAGTCTCTTACCTAATTATATAGGTATGACTACGCCTAAGGGAGCAACCACCATCGCAAAGATGTCGGCTCTTATTCGCCGTAATGATATGAATGGTGCTTTGCAGATGCTTCAAGCTTTTCTTGCCACGGTTCCGTATTGCAACAATGCGGATTCAGAGGGGCATTATCAGCAGATGATGTATGTGATATTCTCTATTCTTGATAATTACGTGGACGTAGAAGTTCGCACTCCGTCAGGAAGAGTGGATATGGTACTGAGAACAGCTACGCATCTCTATCTCTTTGAGTTGAAACTCAATAAGGATGCAGCTGCAGCGATGAAGCAGATTGACCTCAAGGAATATCCTAAACGTTTTGCTCTATGTGGCTTGCCAATCGTAAAGGTAGGCATCAACTTTGATGTCGCTACACATAATATTACAGATTGGAAAATAGAAGACGTGATGTAA